From a region of the Citricoccus muralis genome:
- the mgtE gene encoding magnesium transporter: MDRDLRAVLALGDPRALDAWLEHTASPQERSDQLDELSDDDVVALAGALDLPTGLELFDGVEPDVLTRVLVRLPLAQAAGLLDAFDADVTADVLRDMRAEERERLLTAMGRAHSAVVRGLLSWPEDSAAAQMSPNAVTVRPIWVVQDAVRAIRVAAADLQADSHTAAYVYVTSADAQVVGVVTFRALVFAEPGTLVAQIMDEDVVTVDPLEDQEQAAAVLTDHRLLAVPVVDDDGVLLGLLTADDVADILEEETTEDAEKQGGSSPLDVPYLRASPWLLWRKRIVWLLVLFLAEMYTGTVLRHFEDELAQVVALSFFIPLLIGTGGNSGTQITTTLVRAMAVGEVRLRNVLLVLRKEMSTAVLVAASVAALAWVRALTLNVGNEVALTVTVTVAAIVLWSAFVASVLPLVLKRLGLDPAVVSAPMITTVVDGTGLIIYFTVAHLLIGALGG, from the coding sequence ATGGATCGCGATCTGCGGGCTGTGCTGGCGCTGGGGGACCCGCGCGCACTCGATGCTTGGCTGGAGCACACCGCGTCTCCTCAGGAACGTTCGGATCAGCTTGATGAGCTGAGCGACGACGACGTGGTTGCTCTGGCGGGCGCGCTCGATCTGCCTACCGGGCTGGAACTGTTCGACGGCGTGGAGCCGGACGTTCTGACCAGGGTCCTTGTGCGACTGCCGCTTGCGCAGGCGGCGGGGCTGCTGGACGCCTTCGACGCCGATGTGACCGCGGACGTCCTGCGGGACATGCGCGCCGAGGAGCGTGAGCGTCTTCTGACCGCGATGGGGAGGGCCCATTCTGCGGTCGTGCGCGGGCTGTTGTCGTGGCCCGAGGACAGCGCCGCAGCCCAGATGAGCCCGAACGCCGTCACGGTGCGGCCAATCTGGGTCGTGCAGGACGCGGTACGCGCGATCCGGGTTGCCGCCGCCGATCTCCAGGCCGACTCGCACACTGCTGCGTACGTGTACGTCACGAGCGCCGACGCTCAGGTGGTCGGGGTGGTCACCTTCCGCGCGCTCGTCTTCGCGGAGCCGGGAACGCTCGTGGCGCAGATCATGGACGAGGACGTCGTCACCGTCGACCCGCTCGAGGACCAGGAGCAGGCCGCCGCGGTGCTGACCGACCACCGACTGCTGGCGGTACCCGTCGTGGACGACGACGGAGTGCTGCTCGGGTTGCTGACCGCCGACGACGTCGCGGACATCCTCGAGGAAGAGACAACCGAGGACGCAGAGAAGCAGGGCGGGTCTTCGCCCCTGGATGTGCCCTATCTCAGGGCTAGCCCGTGGCTGTTGTGGCGCAAGCGCATCGTGTGGCTGCTCGTGCTGTTCTTGGCCGAGATGTACACCGGGACGGTGCTGCGGCACTTCGAGGACGAACTCGCGCAGGTCGTCGCCCTCTCGTTCTTCATCCCGCTGCTGATCGGCACAGGTGGCAACTCCGGGACACAGATCACCACGACGCTCGTGCGAGCGATGGCGGTGGGGGAGGTGCGCCTACGCAACGTACTGCTGGTGCTTCGCAAGGAGATGAGCACCGCCGTCCTGGTCGCCGCCTCGGTCGCAGCCCTGGCGTGGGTACGCGCACTCACCTTGAACGTCGGCAACGAGGTCGCCCTGACCGTCACGGTGACCGTCGCGGCCATCGTGCTGTGGTCCGCGTTCGTCGCCTCCGTCCTGCCGTTGGTGCTCAAGCGGCTCGGACTGGACCCCGCAGTCGTGTCCGCACCGATGATCACCACCGTCGTGGACGGCACCGGGCTGATCATCTACTTCACCGTCGCGCACCTGCTCATCGGCGCTCTGGGTGGTTGA
- a CDS encoding BBE domain-containing protein produces the protein MNFQGTVAQADLRVAYPPATLARLRAVKRSCDPGNLFARNLNIAPARGATV, from the coding sequence GTGAACTTCCAGGGCACGGTCGCGCAGGCCGATCTGCGCGTCGCCTACCCGCCCGCGACGCTCGCCCGGCTCCGCGCGGTCAAACGTTCCTGCGACCCGGGCAACCTGTTCGCGCGCAACCTCAACATCGCGCCCGCCCGCGGGGCGACGGTGTGA
- a CDS encoding ferredoxin reductase family protein, which produces MRRTLRATVWFGAYIAVIVLPLAFAAIGVVEDRRGFWTEFSVALGFVGLAMMGLQFVLVARFQTLARPFGEDALVHFHRYVGVAGTAFIFAHPVLLIVLVDPTYIERVNPFTAPWAGRFGTLAVVCLLVVIATSVWRLKLRISYEVWQALHLVLSTVAVAAALVHVQLIHHYVDLPWKRALWVLMSAGFLVLFLWVRVLRPVLRTRRPWRVAEVKDQPGDVTAVTLQPVGHSGFSFAPGQFGWLSVDRSPFAVTQHPFSFSSNGDDPSRVEVSIKKLGDFTSTIGSVRPGTVAYLDGPHGVFSPDFHEGPGLVLIAGGVGIGPIMSILRTLAARGDSRPCHLFYGSRRLEDATYRDEIRDLSRTLTLEVHAVLSDPEDTWAGERGYVDEEKLHRLLPRDTYPTYQYFICGPGAMQDAMEDALGRLGVPADRVHTERFNFV; this is translated from the coding sequence GTGCGGAGAACCCTCAGGGCCACAGTCTGGTTCGGCGCCTACATCGCGGTCATCGTGCTCCCGCTCGCCTTCGCGGCGATCGGCGTGGTCGAAGACCGGCGAGGTTTCTGGACCGAGTTTTCCGTGGCTCTCGGATTCGTGGGCCTGGCGATGATGGGGCTGCAATTCGTGCTCGTGGCTCGCTTCCAGACACTCGCCAGACCGTTCGGCGAGGACGCCCTGGTGCACTTTCATCGGTACGTCGGTGTCGCCGGAACGGCCTTCATCTTCGCTCATCCGGTGCTGCTGATCGTATTGGTCGACCCGACCTACATCGAGCGCGTCAACCCGTTCACGGCGCCGTGGGCCGGGCGGTTCGGGACGTTGGCCGTGGTGTGCCTGCTGGTGGTGATCGCGACGTCGGTGTGGCGGTTGAAGCTGCGCATCTCGTACGAGGTCTGGCAGGCGCTGCACCTCGTCCTGTCGACGGTTGCGGTGGCTGCTGCCCTGGTTCACGTCCAGCTGATCCACCACTACGTCGACCTCCCGTGGAAGCGGGCGCTCTGGGTCCTGATGAGCGCCGGGTTCCTCGTCCTGTTCCTCTGGGTGCGCGTCTTGCGCCCGGTCCTGCGCACCCGCAGACCGTGGCGTGTCGCCGAGGTGAAGGACCAGCCCGGAGACGTCACCGCGGTGACGCTCCAACCGGTCGGCCACAGCGGGTTCAGCTTCGCTCCCGGCCAGTTCGGCTGGCTCTCGGTCGACCGGTCGCCTTTCGCCGTCACCCAGCATCCCTTCTCGTTCTCCTCGAACGGCGACGACCCGAGCCGGGTGGAGGTGAGCATCAAGAAGCTCGGCGACTTCACGTCGACGATCGGGTCGGTGCGGCCCGGCACCGTGGCCTACCTCGACGGTCCCCACGGGGTGTTCTCGCCGGACTTCCACGAGGGTCCTGGGCTCGTGCTCATCGCCGGAGGCGTAGGCATCGGCCCGATCATGAGCATCCTGCGGACGCTCGCCGCCCGAGGCGACTCCCGACCGTGCCATCTGTTCTACGGTTCGAGGCGGCTCGAGGACGCGACCTACCGGGACGAGATCCGCGACCTCTCCCGGACACTGACGCTCGAGGTCCACGCGGTCCTCTCGGACCCCGAAGACACCTGGGCCGGCGAGCGGGGATACGTGGACGAGGAGAAGCTGCACCGGCTCCTGCCGCGGGACACGTACCCGACATACCAGTACTTCATCTGCGGGCCGGGTGCGATGCAGGACGCCATGGAGGATGCACTGGGGCGGCTCGGCGTCCCCGCGGACCGGGTTCACACCGAACGCTTCAACTTCGTTTAG
- a CDS encoding IS3 family transposase (programmed frameshift): MARKNYSEEFRRQAVDLYESTPGATVRGIAEDLGIVRGTLRHWLQAYGTGKKTAADGTLTTSPLQSNAAPPGPSEEESLEQRVARLEAENAALRVQATKLTTEREILQKAAKYFGRGDALVSRFQFVADNSATYPVKRLCELLEVRRSSFYAWQAGAPARAQRAAADAELEARIRKVHAADNTVGAPRITAELNDGAKEGERVNHKRVARVMRSAGIAGYVKRRKVRTTIPEPADQKVLDLLKRDFTATAPNRRYVGDITYLPLSEAAGGGNLYLATVIDCYSRRLVGWAIADHMRTELVEDALRAAAATRGSLAGAIFHSDHGSVYCSKDYAALCSKLGVTQSMGTVGSSADNALAESFNAALKREVLQEAKTWPDELTCRRQVFKWLTRYNTKRRHTWCRYNTPIAYEVAVATATLQPAA; the protein is encoded by the exons ATGGCCAGGAAGAACTACTCCGAGGAGTTCCGTCGTCAGGCCGTCGACTTGTACGAGTCCACCCCGGGGGCCACGGTCCGCGGTATCGCTGAGGACCTGGGCATCGTGCGTGGCACGCTGCGGCACTGGCTCCAGGCGTACGGGACGGGCAAGAAGACCGCTGCCGACGGGACGCTGACCACCAGCCCCTTGCAGTCCAACGCAGCGCCACCCGGGCCTAGCGAGGAGGAGTCGCTCGAGCAGCGGGTGGCTCGGCTCGAGGCCGAGAACGCTGCCCTGAGGGTGCAGGCGACGAAGCTGACCACCGAGCGGGAGATCCTGCAGAAGGCGGCCAAGTATTTCG GCCGGGGAGACGCGCTGGTGAGTCGCTTCCAGTTCGTCGCCGACAACTCCGCCACCTACCCGGTGAAGCGACTGTGCGAGCTCCTCGAGGTGAGGCGCTCATCGTTCTACGCCTGGCAGGCAGGCGCACCAGCCAGAGCGCAGCGGGCTGCCGCGGACGCCGAGCTCGAGGCTCGGATCCGCAAGGTCCACGCTGCCGACAACACCGTCGGAGCCCCGCGGATCACTGCCGAGCTTAACGACGGCGCCAAAGAGGGTGAGCGGGTCAACCACAAGCGGGTCGCGCGGGTGATGCGCAGCGCGGGGATCGCCGGCTACGTCAAGCGGCGAAAGGTCCGCACCACGATCCCCGAACCGGCTGATCAGAAGGTGCTTGACCTGCTCAAGCGGGACTTCACCGCCACCGCGCCGAACCGGCGTTACGTCGGTGACATCACCTACCTGCCGCTGTCCGAGGCGGCTGGCGGTGGGAATCTCTACCTGGCGACGGTGATCGACTGCTACTCCCGTCGCCTCGTCGGCTGGGCCATCGCCGATCACATGCGCACCGAGCTCGTCGAGGACGCGCTCAGGGCCGCCGCCGCGACCAGGGGATCGCTCGCTGGGGCGATCTTCCACAGCGACCACGGGTCGGTCTACTGCTCGAAGGACTACGCCGCGCTCTGCAGCAAGCTCGGCGTCACTCAATCGATGGGCACCGTCGGCTCCTCGGCCGACAACGCACTGGCGGAGTCGTTCAACGCCGCCCTCAAGCGCGAGGTCCTCCAGGAAGCGAAGACCTGGCCAGATGAACTGACCTGCCGGCGCCAGGTCTTCAAGTGGCTCACCCGCTACAACACCAAGCGCCGCCACACATGGTGCCGCTACAACACGCCGATCGCCTACGAGGTGGCCGTCGCTACCGCTACGCTGCAACCTGCTGCGTAA
- a CDS encoding LysR family transcriptional regulator, which translates to MDQVRAFIAVAEELHFGRAAERLRMTQPPLSRQIQRLEATIGVQLFERNNRRVDLTEAGKAFLVESRRLLGVANAAPEVARLVAAGSVGVLRIGFTAASAFGLMGAVLNRISEVMPEVSVELREMVTRDQLSALDNEEIDIAIARPTVDPEVYRSRLLTSEALVAALPAEHPLTRRTRPLAADDLMNEGLIMHSPLDATYFYDMVVRLLPVSRWKYTHTVSQIVTMVGLVAADRGIAIVPASASQLGFSTVQFAPLMTPEPKPVQLHAIWRKDDRRPLVHRALQELRPEIFQ; encoded by the coding sequence CTGGATCAAGTACGTGCCTTCATCGCCGTCGCCGAGGAACTCCACTTCGGTCGAGCGGCTGAACGCCTACGCATGACGCAGCCTCCGTTGAGCAGGCAGATCCAACGGTTGGAAGCCACCATCGGAGTTCAACTTTTCGAACGAAACAATCGTCGTGTCGACCTGACGGAAGCAGGCAAAGCCTTCCTCGTGGAGTCCCGGCGCTTGCTCGGGGTGGCCAATGCTGCACCAGAGGTCGCAAGGCTCGTGGCTGCCGGGTCAGTGGGCGTGCTCCGCATCGGCTTTACGGCAGCGAGCGCATTCGGACTGATGGGCGCGGTCCTCAACCGGATTTCGGAGGTCATGCCTGAGGTCTCCGTGGAGCTGCGGGAGATGGTGACCCGTGATCAGCTATCAGCGCTGGACAACGAAGAGATCGATATCGCGATCGCCCGCCCGACTGTGGACCCGGAAGTCTACCGGTCACGGCTTCTCACAAGCGAGGCCCTGGTTGCAGCACTGCCCGCTGAACACCCACTGACACGGCGGACCCGTCCGCTCGCGGCCGACGACCTCATGAACGAGGGCCTCATCATGCATTCGCCGCTGGATGCGACCTACTTCTATGACATGGTCGTGCGTCTGCTGCCCGTTTCCCGCTGGAAGTACACGCACACGGTGAGTCAGATCGTGACAATGGTGGGCTTGGTCGCCGCCGACCGGGGCATTGCAATCGTCCCGGCCTCAGCGTCCCAACTGGGTTTCAGCACGGTGCAGTTCGCCCCCCTCATGACCCCGGAGCCCAAACCGGTGCAACTCCATGCCATCTGGCGCAAGGATGATCGGCGTCCGCTCGTCCATCGGGCTCTTCAGGAACTCCGACCTGAGATTTTCCAGTAG
- a CDS encoding DUF3817 domain-containing protein, which translates to MTTPDQQPPVDPNTLPDPEDITEADLPAPPPRPEKGVPRRFAGTDQQIKSALMMYKICAWITGIMLLLLVGEMIFKYGYGTELYAGGTLADGSDNSLSLQPEDSVTGGLNLSIAVLIAHGWLYVVYLVAAFRLWSLMRWNGMRLLAIAGGGVVPFLSFIVEQRVHRETLQELADHPEALRRY; encoded by the coding sequence GTGACCACCCCGGATCAGCAGCCCCCGGTCGACCCGAACACCTTGCCCGACCCCGAAGACATCACCGAGGCGGATCTGCCGGCGCCTCCGCCGCGGCCGGAGAAGGGTGTTCCGCGGCGGTTCGCGGGGACGGATCAGCAGATCAAGTCGGCCCTGATGATGTACAAGATCTGTGCGTGGATCACCGGGATCATGCTGCTGCTACTCGTCGGCGAGATGATCTTCAAGTACGGCTACGGCACCGAGCTCTACGCAGGCGGCACTCTGGCCGACGGCTCTGATAACAGCTTGTCCCTCCAGCCGGAGGACTCGGTGACGGGTGGGCTCAACCTCTCCATCGCCGTGCTCATCGCCCACGGTTGGCTCTACGTGGTCTACCTCGTCGCCGCCTTCCGACTGTGGTCGCTGATGCGCTGGAACGGGATGCGTCTGTTGGCCATCGCCGGCGGCGGTGTGGTGCCCTTCTTGTCCTTCATCGTGGAACAGCGGGTCCACCGCGAGACCCTGCAAGAGCTCGCCGATCACCCCGAGGCCCTGCGCCGGTATTGA
- a CDS encoding SURF1 family cytochrome oxidase biogenesis protein codes for MLKTALKPQWIAGLVLALVVSAVFVLLGKWQMDNSASAPPPLTQTETPVELTEHFVPEKAMYGTEADQVVTMTGSFVPDTDVFIHPRLHGDQDGTEGYWVVSAFQVDGAPNGEVMPVVRGWTESTAQTDPAPQGDLHITGRLLPAEGPSPEGIQHTEDGTVLTNLASSELINLWDVRSYAGYVAAFDVVAAGGPGSPGSGQEVGAKAEGGELEPVIVGPQPQETTYNWMNIFYAIEWVVFAGFAIFLWWRFLRDDYLRSQDEDELDRQWAEEWKAAELERRRTEVLETKRKAIEEYERFYGASTAPTSAQQSQENQ; via the coding sequence GTGCTGAAAACCGCCCTGAAACCCCAGTGGATCGCCGGACTTGTCTTGGCGCTCGTGGTCTCCGCGGTGTTCGTGCTCCTCGGGAAGTGGCAGATGGACAACTCCGCCTCCGCCCCGCCGCCGCTGACCCAGACCGAGACTCCCGTCGAGCTGACGGAGCACTTCGTCCCGGAGAAGGCGATGTACGGCACTGAGGCGGACCAGGTGGTCACGATGACCGGCTCCTTCGTCCCGGACACGGATGTGTTCATCCACCCGCGACTGCACGGCGACCAGGACGGAACCGAGGGCTACTGGGTGGTCAGCGCCTTCCAGGTGGACGGTGCCCCGAACGGCGAGGTCATGCCCGTGGTCCGCGGCTGGACCGAGTCCACCGCCCAGACCGACCCGGCGCCGCAGGGAGACCTGCACATCACCGGCAGACTGCTGCCCGCCGAGGGTCCCAGCCCGGAGGGCATTCAGCACACCGAGGACGGAACGGTGCTGACCAACCTGGCCTCGTCCGAACTGATCAACCTGTGGGACGTGCGCTCCTATGCCGGTTATGTGGCTGCTTTCGATGTGGTGGCGGCCGGCGGCCCAGGCTCCCCGGGCAGCGGCCAGGAGGTCGGTGCGAAGGCCGAGGGCGGCGAGTTGGAACCCGTGATCGTGGGCCCCCAGCCGCAAGAGACCACCTACAACTGGATGAACATCTTCTACGCCATCGAGTGGGTCGTGTTCGCCGGCTTCGCCATCTTCCTGTGGTGGCGGTTCCTGCGGGATGACTACCTGCGCAGCCAGGACGAGGACGAACTCGACCGCCAGTGGGCCGAGGAATGGAAGGCCGCAGAACTCGAGCGCCGCCGCACCGAGGTCCTCGAGACCAAGCGGAAGGCCATCGAAGAGTACGAACGTTTCTACGGGGCCTCTACTGCCCCGACGTCAGCCCAGCAATCCCAGGAGAACCAGTGA
- a CDS encoding glycerol-3-phosphate dehydrogenase/oxidase, with the protein MTTTGGDGRIGPAHRADTLATLRATTPEHSLDVLVVGGGVVGAGTALDATTRGLSTALVEATDFAWGTSSRSSKLVHGGLRYLEMLDFPLVHEALRERGRLVEDIAPHLVRPVPFLYPLTKPWERPYVGAGVALYDGMAAGRTGHLPVHKHLGRSAVSRLAPGLKPEAYIGAIRYYDAQVDDARLVIELVRTAAVHGARCASRLEVTAYLGSEAGGIVGAEVLDRETGERIAVHARRVINATGVWTGSIPLRHPDGREEPVVQGMPRVTAAKGIHLVVPRDRFTSTSGLILRTEKSVLFVIPWDRHWIIGTTDTPWHEAVEQPAATSEDIDYVLERANAVLSEPLDRSDVVGVFAGLRPLVTPPGEDEPLGDTAAATGTAKVSREHVVATPLPALTVVTGGKLTTYRTMAADAVDAAVRAAGAQDTGPLTGQDVTGSGEGVPASCTADLPLLGAQGWTPAWNRRLLLAVDSGLPAAVVESLLHRYGSGAPEVIRLAVATPELAEGLPGLPGHLAAEAVHAVTHEGARSVQDVLARRIRAVFEADDAGAAAAGTVAHLMAPLLGWDAERASAEAERYRQWTLAQRATQEAGTDAEAHGLLVEAAQDSVRDVARGGLPETVSSTSGRETA; encoded by the coding sequence ATGACCACCACCGGCGGCGATGGGCGGATCGGGCCCGCACACCGAGCCGACACGCTGGCTACGCTGCGGGCCACGACGCCGGAGCATTCGTTGGATGTGCTGGTCGTCGGTGGGGGAGTCGTCGGCGCCGGGACCGCCCTCGACGCCACCACGCGGGGGCTGTCCACCGCTCTGGTCGAGGCCACCGACTTCGCCTGGGGCACCTCCTCCCGGTCCTCCAAGCTCGTCCATGGCGGGCTGCGCTACCTCGAGATGCTGGACTTCCCGCTCGTCCACGAGGCGCTGCGGGAACGGGGCCGGCTCGTGGAGGACATCGCGCCGCACCTGGTGCGGCCCGTGCCGTTCCTGTACCCCCTGACCAAGCCGTGGGAGCGGCCCTACGTGGGGGCCGGCGTCGCGCTCTATGACGGCATGGCCGCCGGGCGCACCGGGCACCTGCCCGTCCACAAGCACCTCGGCCGGTCCGCCGTCTCCCGCTTGGCGCCGGGGCTGAAGCCCGAGGCGTACATCGGCGCAATCCGCTACTACGACGCCCAGGTGGACGACGCTCGCCTGGTGATCGAGCTCGTCCGTACGGCCGCTGTCCACGGGGCCCGCTGTGCCTCTCGCCTCGAGGTCACCGCGTACCTCGGGTCCGAGGCCGGCGGCATCGTCGGCGCGGAGGTTCTCGACCGGGAGACCGGCGAACGGATCGCCGTCCACGCCCGCCGCGTCATCAACGCCACCGGAGTCTGGACCGGATCCATCCCACTCCGCCACCCGGATGGCCGCGAGGAGCCGGTGGTGCAGGGCATGCCGCGGGTCACCGCCGCCAAGGGCATCCACCTCGTGGTCCCGCGTGACCGGTTCACCTCGACCTCGGGGCTGATCCTGCGCACCGAGAAGTCGGTCCTGTTCGTCATCCCCTGGGACCGGCACTGGATCATCGGCACCACGGACACCCCCTGGCACGAGGCGGTGGAACAGCCCGCCGCCACCAGTGAAGACATCGACTACGTGCTCGAGCGTGCCAACGCGGTGCTCTCCGAACCGCTGGACCGGTCCGACGTGGTCGGGGTGTTCGCCGGGTTGCGGCCGCTGGTGACTCCTCCGGGTGAGGACGAGCCGCTGGGGGACACCGCTGCGGCCACGGGTACGGCCAAGGTCTCCCGTGAGCACGTGGTGGCGACCCCGTTGCCGGCGCTGACCGTGGTGACCGGTGGCAAGCTCACCACCTACCGGACCATGGCCGCTGATGCCGTGGATGCCGCCGTCCGGGCCGCCGGTGCCCAGGACACCGGGCCGCTGACCGGTCAGGACGTGACCGGCTCGGGGGAGGGCGTGCCCGCCTCCTGCACTGCCGACCTGCCGTTGCTCGGCGCGCAGGGCTGGACCCCCGCCTGGAACCGTCGCCTGCTGCTCGCCGTGGACTCGGGGCTACCGGCCGCCGTGGTCGAATCCCTGCTGCACCGCTATGGTTCCGGCGCCCCGGAGGTCATCCGGCTGGCCGTGGCCACCCCGGAGCTGGCCGAGGGGCTGCCCGGGTTGCCAGGACACCTTGCCGCTGAGGCCGTGCACGCCGTCACGCATGAGGGTGCGCGCTCGGTCCAGGACGTCTTGGCCCGGCGGATCCGCGCGGTGTTCGAGGCGGACGACGCCGGCGCTGCCGCCGCCGGAACGGTCGCCCACCTGATGGCACCCCTGCTCGGCTGGGATGCCGAGCGTGCCTCCGCCGAGGCCGAGCGCTACCGGCAGTGGACGTTGGCCCAGCGGGCTACGCAGGAGGCCGGCACGGACGCCGAAGCCCATGGCCTGCTGGTCGAGGCGGCTCAGGACTCCGTCCGCGATGTGGCCCGCGGTGGCCTGCCCGAAACCGTGAGTTCTACGTCCGGTAGAGAAACCGCGTAG
- a CDS encoding GuaB3 family IMP dehydrogenase-related protein: MSNEIEIGRGKRGRRAYALDDIAVVPVRRTRDPEDVSINWQIDAFKFDMPVIGAPMDSVMSPDTAIALGQLGGMGVLNLEGLWTRYEDPSSVLEEIASFEPSNYSPANTRRLQEIYSQPIQAELITERLAQIREAGVVVAGSLTPQHTQEYYETVLAAGVDMFVIRGTTVSAEHVSQNRVPLDLKKFIYELDVPVIVGGAAGYTPALHLMRTGAAGVLVGFGGGASSTTRRALGIRVPMATAISDIAEARRDYMDESGGRYVHVIADGGVGNSGDIVKALAMGADAVMLGAALARAQEAPGRGWHWGGEAAHGDMPRGDRTHVGTVGSLNDVLWGPSHHTNGTSNLMGALKRAMATSGYSDIKEFQKVEVLVAPTGDR; the protein is encoded by the coding sequence GTGAGCAACGAGATCGAAATTGGCCGCGGCAAGCGGGGACGTCGGGCCTACGCCCTGGATGACATCGCGGTGGTGCCCGTGCGCAGGACCCGGGACCCCGAGGACGTGTCCATCAACTGGCAGATCGATGCCTTCAAGTTCGACATGCCGGTGATCGGCGCCCCGATGGACTCGGTCATGAGCCCGGACACCGCCATTGCCCTGGGCCAGCTCGGCGGCATGGGTGTGCTCAACCTCGAGGGCCTGTGGACCCGCTACGAGGATCCGTCCTCCGTGCTCGAGGAGATCGCCTCCTTTGAGCCCAGCAACTATTCGCCGGCGAACACGCGGCGCCTGCAGGAGATCTACTCGCAGCCGATCCAGGCCGAACTGATCACCGAACGCCTGGCCCAGATCCGTGAGGCCGGCGTGGTGGTGGCCGGGTCCCTGACCCCGCAGCACACGCAGGAGTACTACGAGACCGTGCTGGCCGCCGGTGTGGACATGTTCGTCATCCGCGGCACCACGGTGTCCGCCGAGCACGTGTCCCAGAACCGCGTGCCGTTGGATCTGAAGAAGTTCATCTACGAGCTGGACGTCCCCGTGATCGTCGGCGGTGCGGCCGGCTACACCCCGGCGCTGCACCTGATGCGTACCGGTGCGGCCGGCGTGCTCGTCGGGTTCGGCGGCGGGGCGTCCTCCACCACCCGCCGCGCCCTGGGCATCCGGGTGCCGATGGCCACGGCCATCTCGGACATCGCCGAGGCCCGCCGGGACTACATGGACGAGTCCGGCGGACGTTACGTCCACGTGATCGCCGACGGCGGCGTGGGCAACTCCGGGGACATCGTCAAGGCCCTGGCCATGGGCGCCGACGCCGTGATGCTCGGTGCCGCGCTGGCCCGCGCCCAGGAGGCACCGGGCCGCGGCTGGCACTGGGGCGGGGAGGCCGCCCACGGGGACATGCCGCGCGGGGACCGCACCCACGTCGGCACCGTCGGCAGCCTCAACGACGTGCTGTGGGGCCCCAGCCATCACACGAACGGCACCTCCAACCTGATGGGTGCCCTCAAGCGGGCCATGGCCACCTCGGGCTACTCGGACATCAAGGAGTTCCAGAAGGTCGAGGTCCTCGTGGCCCCGACCGGGGACCGCTGA